In Candidatus Cohnella colombiensis, one DNA window encodes the following:
- a CDS encoding glycoside hydrolase family 2 TIM barrel-domain containing protein — translation MRRIAMIAIAVILLLQGMPNLLASAAELPGVTYQEPASLRQDQLINDDWKFIRQDVVSAQAVGFNDSSWSSLNLPHTWNNVDGQTAGKYYRGIGWYRKNLTIDAALQGQKIYLQFDGANTTTDLYVNGTQVGEQHVGGYAIFRYDITDLVKFGQNNVLAVKVDNAFNPDIPPYDADYTSFGGIYRDVHMIVVDPVHVDLMDYGSPGVYLKQTNVSASSADLEVKATIVNDSTLNKNITVNATVVDASNNVVATLSQNSTINAGQKWVFTQSTSISQPHLWDGLADPYMYSVYVEVNESGLTKDLVSQPLGFRFFSVDANNGFFLNGRYLDLHGVNRHQDRQDKGWAISNDDHLEDFTLIQEMGANSIRLAHYEHAQYFYDLSDLNGMVIWAEIPIVDNIVASTAFENHAKQYLIELIRQNYNHPSIMFWSVANEITLHTKDSNNVPFPDPTSLIQKLNTLAKQEDPTRLTTLASASDDHSSNFITDTMGANKYYGWYYGKMADLGTWADQFHQKYPNTKMGLTEYGAGASILYHSESPKSGDHTEEYQSLYHEQSWIALKTRPYIWSKYVWNMFDFAVAARNEGDTSGRNDKGLVTYDRKTKKDSFYWYQANWSTIPVVHITAKRMQTVTTPSDIKVYSNMDSVELIVNGKSLGSKSNADHLYIWSKVKLIKGKNTVVAIGSKDGIVVTQDSVSWNSFEDRLMIDDEWSWVREEPNSAELDRNNPNYIKLPTLEGSLDGTSLTSNNVSNILLRDPQSSDFTMTTKLNFNANQNFQWAGLVVYTDDDNFVTLGRMASGTPAKRYIRFSKEVGGTTNNGTSIEETVNASVIYLKIVKTGSTYNGYYSYDGTSWTAAGSWSSINLNNPQVGLFARKKSGNVTNAEFTNFMLNDQLIHFAKAQSDPEPEPEPEPEPEPEPGPGPGPGPGPGPGPGPGPGPGPDPQPNPGPGSGQGSQSGSQPPQFSLNDEQQLFTQTELTKVQDGTVILHLNQGSTEALIPIHELQNGLDHPLVVTTGEVSITIPLVTLRDLAKQLPADDQEARLIVRIATDSSIKLDGQVYNLDVFLVAASGKEIRLSSFSTPIQVKLPIGSKVVDKSLLGVYVYDETSNKWEYIGGKVDADNKFITADAPHFSKYSVMELNKTFADVPSHHWAYQTIKVLTAKHIVTGVSATKYNPNGHTTRAEFVSMLVKALGLNSDSHNLPFADIRASDWYEGDIATAYNAGLIKGLTTTQFAPRERITREQMAVLIVRAYEYVHGTQPISYQGLIGMNDRTLVSAWSEAGVNKAIKLGLMKGQSASLFAPLSYTTRAETAQTIYNLIQSIEQPNYYHRNQE, via the coding sequence ATGAGACGAATCGCGATGATTGCTATTGCAGTGATCCTGTTATTACAAGGGATGCCAAACCTATTGGCTTCTGCAGCAGAATTGCCCGGAGTAACCTATCAAGAACCTGCTTCTCTACGTCAAGATCAGCTAATTAACGATGATTGGAAGTTTATCAGACAGGATGTTGTCTCAGCGCAAGCAGTGGGCTTTAATGATTCGTCATGGAGTTCTCTTAATCTACCTCACACTTGGAATAATGTGGACGGACAGACTGCTGGGAAATATTACAGAGGAATAGGCTGGTATCGAAAAAATCTAACGATCGACGCTGCTCTACAGGGTCAAAAAATCTACCTTCAATTCGACGGGGCAAATACAACTACGGATTTATATGTGAACGGCACACAAGTAGGAGAGCAGCACGTTGGGGGATATGCAATATTCCGTTACGATATTACGGATCTGGTCAAATTTGGCCAAAACAACGTCCTCGCGGTGAAGGTGGACAATGCGTTTAATCCAGACATTCCGCCATACGATGCTGATTACACCTCATTTGGTGGCATCTACCGTGATGTACATATGATCGTTGTCGATCCAGTTCATGTGGACTTAATGGATTACGGATCGCCAGGCGTATATTTGAAGCAAACGAATGTTAGTGCCTCCTCAGCCGATTTGGAAGTGAAGGCTACCATTGTGAATGATAGCACGCTCAATAAAAATATAACGGTTAACGCAACAGTCGTAGATGCGTCCAATAATGTGGTGGCTACATTATCCCAAAATTCTACAATTAACGCTGGACAAAAGTGGGTGTTCACACAGTCTACGAGCATTTCACAACCGCACCTATGGGATGGATTAGCTGACCCGTATATGTATAGTGTTTACGTAGAAGTAAATGAAAGCGGTTTAACGAAGGACTTGGTTTCACAGCCATTGGGCTTTCGCTTTTTCAGTGTAGATGCGAATAATGGATTTTTCCTTAATGGCCGTTATTTGGACTTGCATGGTGTGAACCGACATCAGGATCGTCAAGATAAAGGTTGGGCGATCTCTAATGACGATCATCTGGAGGATTTTACTCTCATTCAAGAGATGGGAGCTAACTCCATCAGGCTTGCACATTATGAGCATGCACAATATTTCTATGATCTAAGCGATCTGAATGGGATGGTCATTTGGGCAGAAATTCCGATTGTAGACAATATCGTTGCATCCACCGCATTTGAGAATCATGCCAAGCAATATCTAATTGAACTCATTCGTCAAAATTATAATCATCCCTCCATTATGTTCTGGAGTGTGGCGAACGAGATAACCCTTCATACTAAAGATAGCAACAACGTTCCTTTTCCCGACCCAACGAGTCTGATCCAGAAGCTCAATACGCTAGCTAAGCAAGAGGATCCTACAAGGCTGACGACGTTAGCCTCTGCTTCAGATGATCACTCATCCAACTTCATTACCGATACGATGGGCGCGAACAAGTATTATGGTTGGTACTATGGTAAAATGGCCGATCTCGGAACGTGGGCAGATCAATTTCATCAGAAGTATCCAAACACGAAGATGGGATTGACAGAATACGGAGCGGGGGCAAGTATTCTGTATCATAGTGAATCTCCGAAATCAGGAGACCATACAGAAGAATATCAGAGCCTCTATCACGAACAATCGTGGATCGCACTGAAAACCCGCCCATATATTTGGTCCAAATATGTGTGGAACATGTTTGACTTTGCAGTAGCAGCTCGTAATGAAGGGGACACCTCAGGAAGAAACGACAAAGGGCTAGTCACCTATGATCGAAAAACGAAAAAAGACAGCTTTTATTGGTATCAAGCGAATTGGTCCACCATCCCTGTTGTACATATTACAGCGAAGCGGATGCAGACTGTTACGACGCCGAGTGATATCAAAGTGTATTCGAATATGGATTCGGTAGAGTTGATTGTGAATGGAAAGTCGCTCGGCTCGAAATCGAATGCGGATCATCTCTATATATGGTCGAAGGTCAAATTGATTAAAGGTAAGAACACCGTAGTTGCGATCGGTTCGAAGGACGGAATCGTTGTTACGCAGGATAGTGTATCTTGGAACAGTTTTGAAGATCGACTGATGATTGATGACGAATGGAGCTGGGTGAGAGAAGAGCCTAATTCGGCGGAACTAGATCGTAACAATCCAAATTACATCAAGCTACCAACCTTGGAGGGGAGCTTAGATGGAACTAGCTTAACGTCGAACAATGTGTCTAACATTCTTTTGCGTGATCCACAGTCGTCAGATTTTACGATGACAACGAAGCTTAATTTCAACGCTAATCAAAACTTTCAATGGGCAGGCTTAGTTGTCTATACCGATGACGACAACTTTGTCACGCTAGGACGGATGGCATCAGGTACTCCAGCGAAAAGGTATATTCGGTTCAGTAAAGAAGTCGGTGGAACTACTAATAACGGTACGAGTATAGAGGAGACTGTGAATGCCTCTGTTATTTATTTGAAAATCGTAAAGACCGGCAGCACCTACAATGGTTATTACAGCTATGATGGAACGTCTTGGACAGCTGCTGGCAGCTGGTCTAGCATTAACCTGAACAATCCCCAAGTAGGCTTATTTGCAAGGAAGAAATCGGGGAACGTCACGAATGCCGAATTTACTAATTTCATGTTGAATGATCAATTGATTCACTTTGCGAAGGCTCAATCTGATCCGGAGCCAGAGCCAGAGCCAGAGCCAGAGCCAGAGCCAGAGCCAGGACCAGGACCAGGACCAGGACCAGGACCAGGACCAGGACCAGGACCAGGACCAGGGCCAGGGCCAGATCCACAGCCAAATCCAGGGCCAGGTTCGGGGCAGGGTTCACAATCAGGATCTCAGCCACCGCAATTCAGTCTCAATGATGAACAACAACTGTTTACGCAAACTGAATTGACCAAAGTTCAAGATGGGACTGTAATACTCCACTTAAATCAAGGGAGTACGGAAGCGCTAATACCTATTCATGAATTACAGAATGGGCTTGACCATCCATTAGTCGTTACAACAGGCGAAGTTTCAATTACGATTCCACTTGTAACGCTTCGAGACTTGGCGAAGCAACTGCCAGCGGATGATCAAGAAGCAAGATTGATTGTTAGAATCGCAACAGATTCGAGTATCAAGCTAGACGGTCAAGTGTACAATCTCGATGTGTTCCTTGTAGCTGCTAGTGGGAAAGAAATTCGATTAAGCTCATTCTCAACACCTATTCAAGTTAAGCTTCCTATTGGCAGTAAGGTAGTCGACAAATCATTGCTGGGCGTCTACGTCTATGATGAGACTTCAAACAAATGGGAGTATATAGGTGGAAAAGTAGATGCGGATAACAAATTTATTACTGCAGATGCTCCACATTTCAGCAAATACTCGGTAATGGAGCTTAACAAGACGTTTGCTGATGTTCCTTCCCATCATTGGGCATACCAGACGATTAAGGTTTTGACAGCGAAGCATATCGTCACTGGGGTATCAGCAACAAAGTACAATCCTAATGGTCATACAACCCGAGCAGAATTTGTGTCTATGCTAGTAAAGGCGCTAGGACTGAACTCCGACAGCCACAATTTACCGTTTGCTGATATTAGAGCATCGGATTGGTATGAAGGGGACATAGCTACCGCATATAACGCTGGATTAATTAAAGGTCTAACCACCACTCAATTCGCACCTAGAGAGCGGATTACTCGTGAACAAATGGCCGTATTGATTGTACGAGCCTATGAATATGTTCATGGCACGCAGCCTATTTCGTACCAAGGATTGATAGGAATGAACGATCGTACGCTAGTGTCTGCATGGTCTGAGGCGGGGGTGAACAAAGCGATCAAGCTTGGCCTCATGAAGGGCCAATCAGCATCATTATTCGCACCGTTGTCCTATACAACCCGTGCTGAAACCGCACAAACGATTTATAACTTGATTCAAAGCATTGAACAGCCTAACTACTATCATAGGAATCAGGAGTGA
- a CDS encoding S-layer homology domain-containing protein produces MRAKRVIVTFFSMMLVWSMAFSTNYSATASVASDIKYHWASPQLNKWLQQGLISGYSDGTVRPDNQVTHAEFVTLINRVFGFNSKAEINFKDVKSSDWFAEPIAIARKAGYVNGYADQTFRPQELVTREDAALMLSKAFKLSAASNSGDLHFSDTDQIHSYARSAVNILTSNGYIKGYADNSFKPQKPITRAEAVSILNLIAVNIFNKAGTHSKLQMRGNVVINTTNVKLIDSVIDGNLYLTEGIGSGDATLERVVVKGTTYINGGGSHSIHINSSSLNEVIVNNPSQTTRIVVDGTVQDWVIETPAILEMSGGTVIDQLTIGNNGSGTIVTGNGSINHANVGSDILLNGMELKGGTTVKVVDGKVPSANGTSPATPPVSGGGTNPGTDPGTDPGTDPGTDPGTDPGTDPGTDPGTDPGTDPGTDPGDPMWKLVWNDEFNSAAVDESKWNYVQGGGGYGNNELQNYTNRSNNVRVEDGQLVIEALKENYGGSQYTSAKLQTKGKGDWTYGRYEIRAKLPDGKGIWPAIWMMPSNAEYGGWPASGEIDIMEFLGHEPEKVYGTIHYGNPATHTGNNYTLPNNQKFSDDFHTFSLEWAPGEIKWYVDGILYSTKTDWFSRSKDATTDNDYPAPFNRDFYLQLNLAVGGDWPGNPDGTTNWSVPKQMLVDYVRVYEYQGQYADPGPRPGKNLGSGWSWVREVSSSWNVEGTPKLMRLSTVEGSFTNSTVSKPSNILLREPEFKPGTTNDFTITTKIDFKATVNFEYAGLIVYQDDGNYVSLGRAFSGSNQIRFTNGVNGGATDKNYSDLITPAPIYLRIEKEGNAITGYYSADGSTWTKTTDTFNTSLTNVKVGIFTRKLGPVSKAAEFSVFDMNGNPISF; encoded by the coding sequence ATGAGAGCAAAGAGGGTAATTGTTACATTTTTCTCAATGATGCTCGTATGGTCTATGGCTTTCTCAACCAACTATTCGGCTACAGCAAGCGTGGCATCCGATATTAAGTATCATTGGGCTAGCCCACAATTGAACAAGTGGCTTCAGCAAGGTCTCATCTCTGGATACAGCGATGGCACAGTTAGACCTGACAACCAAGTGACGCATGCAGAGTTCGTGACATTAATTAATCGTGTATTCGGTTTTAATAGTAAAGCGGAAATAAACTTTAAAGATGTGAAAAGCTCAGATTGGTTCGCTGAACCAATAGCCATAGCAAGAAAAGCTGGATACGTAAATGGATATGCAGATCAAACGTTTCGCCCTCAAGAGTTAGTTACAAGAGAAGATGCCGCTCTTATGCTGAGTAAAGCATTTAAGCTCTCCGCTGCGTCGAATAGTGGTGATCTTCATTTCAGTGATACGGATCAAATTCATAGCTATGCAAGATCAGCTGTGAATATTTTGACTAGCAACGGGTACATCAAAGGGTATGCTGACAATAGCTTTAAGCCACAGAAGCCAATAACCCGGGCAGAGGCTGTATCCATATTGAATCTGATCGCTGTCAATATCTTTAACAAGGCAGGCACGCATTCCAAGCTGCAAATGAGAGGGAATGTTGTAATTAATACAACCAATGTCAAGTTGATCGATTCGGTCATCGATGGAAATCTCTATCTGACGGAAGGGATCGGCAGTGGAGATGCTACTTTGGAAAGGGTAGTCGTTAAGGGGACAACTTACATTAATGGCGGGGGAAGTCATAGTATTCATATTAACTCCTCTTCTCTTAATGAGGTTATTGTAAACAATCCTAGCCAGACTACACGGATTGTTGTTGATGGTACTGTACAAGATTGGGTTATTGAAACACCTGCTATTCTGGAGATGAGTGGGGGTACAGTCATTGACCAGTTGACCATTGGCAATAATGGGAGTGGTACGATTGTAACGGGTAACGGCTCGATCAATCATGCCAATGTTGGTTCAGATATTTTACTGAATGGAATGGAATTGAAGGGTGGAACGACCGTTAAGGTCGTAGATGGGAAAGTTCCGAGTGCGAATGGGACGTCACCTGCTACGCCACCAGTCAGTGGTGGAGGAACAAACCCAGGAACAGACCCGGGAACAGATCCGGGAACAGATCCGGGAACAGATCCGGGAACAGATCCAGGAACGGATCCAGGAACAGATCCAGGAACGGATCCAGGAACAGATCCAGGAACGGATCCAGGCGACCCAATGTGGAAGCTTGTATGGAATGATGAGTTCAATAGTGCAGCGGTGGATGAGTCAAAATGGAACTACGTCCAAGGTGGCGGGGGCTATGGCAACAATGAGTTGCAAAATTATACGAATCGCTCTAATAATGTCCGTGTAGAGGATGGACAATTGGTCATTGAAGCACTCAAGGAAAACTATGGTGGAAGCCAATATACTTCCGCGAAGCTTCAAACGAAAGGGAAGGGCGATTGGACTTACGGTCGATATGAGATTCGAGCCAAGCTACCAGATGGGAAAGGGATTTGGCCTGCAATCTGGATGATGCCATCCAATGCTGAATATGGCGGCTGGCCAGCGAGCGGTGAAATTGACATCATGGAATTCCTGGGACATGAGCCAGAGAAGGTCTATGGCACAATCCATTATGGTAACCCAGCAACTCATACAGGAAATAATTACACATTGCCAAATAACCAAAAGTTTTCAGATGATTTCCACACCTTTAGCTTGGAATGGGCTCCTGGTGAAATAAAGTGGTATGTCGATGGCATCCTCTATAGTACAAAAACAGATTGGTTCAGTCGAAGTAAAGACGCGACGACAGACAACGATTATCCAGCTCCATTCAATCGCGACTTTTATCTTCAATTGAATTTGGCAGTTGGAGGAGATTGGCCAGGGAATCCAGATGGGACCACGAATTGGTCAGTTCCAAAGCAGATGTTAGTTGATTATGTCAGAGTCTATGAATATCAAGGTCAATATGCAGATCCCGGTCCACGTCCTGGCAAAAACTTAGGGAGCGGCTGGTCTTGGGTGAGAGAGGTAAGCAGCAGCTGGAACGTAGAAGGTACTCCGAAGTTGATGAGACTGTCTACTGTAGAGGGTAGCTTTACAAACTCAACTGTCTCGAAGCCGAGTAATATTCTTCTTAGAGAACCTGAATTCAAGCCTGGAACGACGAATGATTTCACAATTACAACAAAGATCGATTTTAAAGCTACTGTAAACTTTGAATATGCGGGATTAATTGTGTATCAGGATGACGGTAATTATGTGTCATTAGGACGAGCCTTCTCTGGTTCTAACCAAATCAGATTTACAAATGGAGTTAACGGTGGGGCAACTGACAAGAATTATTCAGATTTAATCACTCCAGCTCCGATCTACCTCAGAATTGAAAAAGAAGGAAACGCGATTACTGGTTATTATAGCGCAGATGGATCCACTTGGACGAAGACGACGGATACGTTTAACACCTCGTTGACGAATGTCAAGGTAGGTATATTTACGAGAAAGTTAGGTCCTGTCTCCAAGGCTGCAGAGTTCTCAGTCTTCGATATGAACGGCAATCCAATTTCGTTCTAG
- a CDS encoding glycoside hydrolase family 16 protein yields the protein MRTKWLSLLLIIALSATLLSVSANASSNSNWTLVWSDEFTAPAGSPVDSTKWVFDTGGGGWGNSELQNYTDRTDNASISNNKLIIQAKKENYGNSQYTSARIKTKNKFSVKYGKIEMRAMLPYGQGIWPAFWMLGANIDTVGWPNNGEIDIMENVGPKSQDRIIGTAHGPGYSGGNAVSNSYTLTDYSNTYHTYAVEFEPSVIRWYVDGNLYHQVTPSDVLNKQWVFDQDFYIILNLAVGGSWPGSPDATTKFPQKFYIDYVKVWQRTGTYDIVALKAVNNGKYVTASNAGSDSLIASKTSVGTWEKFEKIDLGSGKIALRSLVNSKYVTADPNGTNALIASSDTIGTNQTFVVSTAPDGKLNLLALANNKYVSADNNGVSPLIANRTAPANWEKFEIVTQ from the coding sequence ATGAGAACAAAGTGGTTATCTTTGTTGTTAATCATTGCTTTATCTGCAACACTGTTGTCGGTTTCTGCAAATGCGTCATCGAATAGTAATTGGACATTAGTATGGAGTGATGAATTTACAGCACCAGCAGGTTCGCCTGTAGATTCAACGAAGTGGGTGTTCGATACAGGCGGAGGTGGTTGGGGCAATTCAGAATTGCAGAACTATACCGATCGTACAGATAATGCTAGCATTAGCAACAACAAGCTCATCATTCAAGCAAAGAAAGAGAACTACGGCAACTCGCAGTATACTTCAGCGCGGATTAAAACGAAGAATAAATTTTCTGTAAAATACGGGAAAATAGAAATGCGAGCCATGTTACCGTATGGACAGGGAATTTGGCCAGCGTTTTGGATGCTCGGAGCCAATATTGATACGGTCGGCTGGCCGAATAATGGTGAGATTGACATTATGGAGAATGTGGGACCCAAGTCTCAAGATAGAATCATTGGGACCGCTCATGGTCCGGGCTATTCGGGTGGTAACGCTGTTTCTAACTCCTATACGTTGACAGACTATAGCAATACTTATCACACCTATGCAGTCGAATTTGAACCTAGTGTAATCAGGTGGTATGTGGATGGCAATCTCTATCATCAGGTAACGCCATCGGATGTATTGAATAAGCAGTGGGTGTTCGATCAAGATTTCTATATTATTTTAAATCTTGCCGTAGGTGGCTCGTGGCCTGGAAGCCCAGATGCGACAACGAAATTTCCTCAAAAGTTTTACATTGATTATGTGAAGGTGTGGCAACGCACAGGAACTTACGACATTGTTGCACTGAAAGCCGTAAACAATGGGAAGTATGTGACGGCTTCGAATGCAGGAAGCGATTCTCTGATAGCTAGCAAGACATCAGTTGGTACATGGGAGAAATTCGAAAAGATTGACTTAGGGAGCGGAAAGATCGCCCTCAGATCTTTAGTGAATAGCAAATATGTCACAGCTGATCCGAATGGAACGAATGCGCTTATTGCAAGTAGCGATACAATCGGCACGAATCAGACATTCGTTGTGTCGACGGCGCCAGATGGTAAGCTCAATTTACTCGCATTGGCGAACAACAAATATGTAAGCGCAGACAATAACGGGGTAAGTCCACTTATCGCTAATCGGACAGCACCAGCAAACTGGGAGAAGTTTGAAATTGTTACTCAGTAA
- a CDS encoding discoidin domain-containing protein: MLRRTLSTISVLAIVISLCSVQPKVSNAATPISQANATIFGPNVYIFDPTMATSDIQNVANTIFNSQETNQFGNERYAMLFKPGSYNVNLKEGFFTSVAGLGQNPDEVNITGGFNVDAKWANGNATQNFWRSIENIKITPSSGKTQWAVSQAAPMRRVHIAGSMDLFDFDTSWNAGWASGGYLADSKVDSKIVPASQQQWFSRNSQYTQWSNGVWNMVFVGDTNPPTGNFPNPPYTVVDQTPVVREKPYLYVDSSNNYRVFVPSVRSNSKGVSWENGSTPGTSLSIDQFYIASPGVSASTINTQLSQGKHLIFTPGIYHITSSIQINNANTVVLGIGFPTLVADNGAVAIKVADVDGVKIAGLLFDAGSSNSSSLLQVGPAGSSANHAANPTSLHDLFFRAGGGGVGKVDANLVINSNNVIGDHFWIWRADHGIGVGWTTNVSKNGLVVNGNDVTVYGLFNEHHNEYQTLWNGNGGKVYFYQSEIAYDVPSQAAWMNGSVNGFASYKVANTVTTHEAWGLGIYSFFRDAPVKLNSAIEVPDVQGVKIHHATTIWLSGTAGSEITHIINNLGGTVYANSPSDAMRQTLSEFVGTGTGGGGGTETALDRTGWTATTSPVNSTPEALFDNNMSTRWTSGKNQVPGQSIIMDMKAVKNFNKLVMDSTGNNSDYARGYEIYVSNDGTSWGSPITTGTGSAPIITVSFTAQNARYIKVVQTGVASNWWSIRELNVYTSGSGGSGGGPTGASLDRTSWVATTSPVNGTPEALFDGDMSTRWTSGKAQAPGQSIILDMQAVKTFNKLVMDSTGNNNDYARSYEVYVSNNGTSWGSAVANGTGTAPIITIELSVQNARYIKVVQTGTVSNWWSIREFNVYY; encoded by the coding sequence ATGTTAAGGAGAACGCTGTCGACGATTTCCGTGCTAGCGATCGTAATTAGCCTATGTTCAGTTCAGCCTAAGGTATCCAATGCGGCAACACCAATCAGCCAAGCGAATGCTACAATCTTTGGTCCTAATGTCTATATATTCGATCCCACCATGGCTACCTCCGATATTCAGAATGTCGCAAATACGATATTCAACTCCCAAGAAACGAATCAATTCGGCAACGAGAGATACGCCATGCTTTTCAAACCAGGTTCATATAATGTTAATCTCAAAGAAGGTTTCTTCACCTCTGTTGCGGGACTTGGACAAAATCCAGATGAGGTAAACATTACAGGTGGATTCAATGTGGATGCAAAATGGGCAAATGGAAACGCAACCCAAAACTTCTGGCGCTCAATAGAAAATATTAAAATTACCCCCTCAAGCGGAAAAACACAATGGGCTGTCTCACAGGCAGCGCCGATGAGGCGTGTACACATTGCTGGCTCGATGGACCTGTTTGATTTTGACACAAGCTGGAATGCGGGTTGGGCTAGTGGTGGCTATCTTGCAGATTCCAAGGTAGACAGTAAAATCGTTCCTGCATCACAGCAACAATGGTTCTCGAGAAACAGCCAATACACACAATGGTCCAATGGGGTCTGGAACATGGTATTTGTCGGAGACACCAACCCTCCTACCGGCAATTTCCCGAATCCACCTTATACTGTTGTAGATCAAACGCCTGTCGTTCGGGAGAAGCCTTATCTCTACGTAGATTCCTCCAATAATTATCGTGTATTCGTGCCATCTGTTCGGTCGAATAGTAAGGGTGTGAGTTGGGAGAACGGATCTACGCCGGGTACCTCACTGTCTATCGATCAATTTTACATTGCAAGTCCAGGTGTCTCTGCTTCAACAATTAATACACAGTTAAGCCAAGGGAAACATTTGATTTTCACACCTGGTATCTACCATATCACAAGCTCTATCCAGATTAATAATGCGAACACAGTCGTACTAGGTATCGGCTTCCCAACATTAGTCGCGGACAATGGAGCCGTTGCCATTAAGGTTGCCGATGTAGACGGGGTAAAGATTGCAGGTCTGCTGTTTGACGCTGGGTCTAGCAATTCTTCCTCATTATTACAGGTTGGACCCGCTGGTAGCTCTGCGAATCATGCCGCCAATCCAACCTCGCTGCATGACCTCTTCTTCAGAGCAGGTGGTGGCGGGGTCGGTAAAGTAGATGCGAACCTTGTAATTAATAGCAATAACGTAATTGGAGACCACTTCTGGATCTGGCGTGCAGACCACGGAATTGGCGTCGGATGGACGACGAATGTCTCGAAGAACGGTTTAGTCGTCAATGGCAACGATGTCACCGTTTACGGTCTCTTTAATGAGCATCACAATGAGTATCAGACATTGTGGAATGGAAATGGTGGGAAAGTATACTTCTATCAGTCCGAAATTGCGTATGATGTACCGAGCCAAGCCGCATGGATGAATGGTAGCGTCAACGGATTCGCCTCATATAAAGTGGCTAATACAGTAACCACACATGAAGCTTGGGGACTTGGCATCTATTCCTTCTTCCGAGATGCACCAGTGAAACTAAATAGTGCAATCGAGGTTCCAGATGTCCAAGGGGTGAAAATCCATCATGCGACTACGATTTGGTTATCTGGTACAGCCGGAAGTGAGATCACACACATCATTAACAATCTCGGAGGCACTGTCTATGCGAATTCACCAAGTGATGCGATGAGACAGACACTCTCAGAATTCGTGGGAACGGGTACAGGAGGTGGGGGCGGAACGGAAACCGCACTAGACCGCACAGGTTGGACAGCAACGACTTCACCCGTTAACAGTACGCCTGAAGCGTTGTTTGATAACAACATGTCCACACGTTGGACTTCTGGTAAAAATCAGGTACCAGGACAATCGATCATAATGGATATGAAGGCTGTGAAAAATTTCAATAAGCTTGTAATGGACTCCACAGGGAATAATAGCGATTATGCTCGTGGCTATGAGATCTATGTATCGAATGACGGAACAAGCTGGGGCAGTCCGATCACTACAGGTACAGGCTCAGCCCCGATCATTACGGTCAGCTTCACGGCACAGAATGCTCGGTATATCAAAGTGGTGCAGACAGGAGTAGCTTCGAACTGGTGGTCGATCAGAGAGCTTAATGTCTATACGAGCGGCAGTGGTGGTAGTGGTGGGGGGCCAACAGGTGCTTCGCTAGACCGTACAAGCTGGGTCGCAACGACCTCGCCAGTAAACGGTACACCTGAAGCGTTATTTGACGGTGATATGTCTACACGATGGACCAGTGGTAAGGCTCAGGCCCCAGGACAATCCATTATACTGGATATGCAAGCAGTGAAGACCTTCAATAAACTGGTGATGGATTCCACGGGTAACAACAATGACTACGCCCGCAGCTATGAGGTATACGTATCGAATAATGGAACGAGCTGGGGTAGCGCAGTCGCTAATGGAACTGGGACGGCCCCGATCATTACCATCGAGCTCTCGGTGCAGAATGCTCGATATATTAAGGTAGTACAGACGGGTACAGTATCAAACTGGTGGTCCATTCGGGAGTTTAACGTCTATTATTAA